The following coding sequences are from one Triticum dicoccoides isolate Atlit2015 ecotype Zavitan chromosome 4A, WEW_v2.0, whole genome shotgun sequence window:
- the LOC119288790 gene encoding uncharacterized protein LOC119288790 isoform X2, producing MSGSPTTTGSSSSSTSVPPRPAVRSAPPRVPSASPSPLELHNPETDAAPVIDYFYDDTSSFSAEQPDDGSQEPDDTTDDYYYPEGAYYYKTVAGDLE from the exons ATGTCGGGGAGCCCTACAACGACGGGATCGAGTTCGTCTTCAACTTCGGTGCCGCCACGGCCCGCCGTtcgatccgcgccgccccgagTTCCTTCGGCTTCCCCGAGTCCTCTCGAGCTTCACA accccgagactgatgctgcccctgtgatcgactacttctacgacgacacttcttccttttcagccgAGCAACCAG atgacggatcccaggagccagacgacaccactgatgattactactaccccgagggcgcCTATTACTACAAGACGGTCGCtggcgacctggagtag
- the LOC119288790 gene encoding uncharacterized protein LOC119288790 isoform X1 codes for MPQASPSPLPTCLLASQIHPALLMASLPPRRSTPSSPCRRHHRGLQLPRTAPSCPEELPSSPTPSTTPSQCRGALQRRDRVRLQLRCRHGPPFDPRRPEFLRLPRVLSSFTVSYPETDAAPVIDYFYDDTSSFSAEQPDDGSQEPDDTTDDYYYPEGAYYYKTVAGDLE; via the exons ATGCCTCAGGCTTCCCCGTCTCCCCTCCCCACTTGCCTCCTCGCCTCCCAGATCCACCCCGCACTCCTTATGGCCTCTCTTCCCCCACGTCGCTCGACGCCGTCGTCGCCTTGTCGTCGTCATCACCGCGGCCTCCAGCTGCCCCGCACTGCCCCATCGTGTCCCGAGGAACTGCCTTCGTCGCCTACACCTTCTACAACACCGAGTCAATGTCGGGGAGCCCTACAACGACGGGATCGAGTTCGTCTTCAACTTCGGTGCCGCCACGGCCCGCCGTtcgatccgcgccgccccgagTTCCTTCGGCTTCCCCGAGTCCTCTCGAGCTTCACAGTGAGCT accccgagactgatgctgcccctgtgatcgactacttctacgacgacacttcttccttttcagccgAGCAACCAG atgacggatcccaggagccagacgacaccactgatgattactactaccccgagggcgcCTATTACTACAAGACGGTCGCtggcgacctggagtag
- the LOC119285457 gene encoding COBRA-like protein 7 has protein sequence MAGSIAAQAAVLGAILLLAGLAAAQQTPRAPAAAAAPAPDPGCNGIQLTYILQGREKIRPFVPDRNKQPYSFKANASVLNGGTRPLRSWAMLVTFGHDEILVGVGGAVLTGGAELPYNTTEDAGNATSFSGYPQTDLLTPIATAGDITQIQASVGLVGTLFAGPRGLVPEPLPTALTLDDPDYNCPAATNVTATMLTTCCLLTPEAEANATVPEANATDPTKSFLPRRTGDLVITYDVVQAYPTSYLALVTLENNAKLGRLDNWRLSWEWRRGEFIYSMKGAHPLEVDVNGCIYGAPGQYYQSLDFSQVLNCEKKPVILDLPLSRYNDTQMGKIEHCCRNGTILPKSMDAAQSKSAFQMQVFKMPPDTNRTKLFPPANFKISGGSSLNPDYSCGQPVPVSPTGFPNPSGLDSTTLAVATWQVVCNITTAKGAKPKCCVTFSAHYNDSVIPCNTCACGCPVNRRGPTCSTTAPSMLLPPEALLVPFDNRTQKAQAWAQLKHYNVPRPMPCGDFCGVSINWHVSSDFNKGWSARVTLFNWGDVDMANWFAAMVMDKAYDGFEKAYSFNATAEGNNTIFMQGLEGLNYLVKQTNMSGSDYLVPGKQQSVLSFTKKLTPDIDVVAGDGFPTKVFFNGDECAMPQRFPLKSGGFRTHLSSALAWVLLMASSALLLLQQ, from the coding sequence ATGGCCGGCTCGATTGCCGCCCAGGCCGCGGTCCTCGGGGCCATCCTGCTGCTCGCGGGGCTCGCGGCCGCCCAGCAGACGCCGAgggcgcccgcggcggcggcggcgcccgcgCCCGACCCCGGCTGTAACGGCATCCAGCTCACCTACATCCTCCAGGGCCGCGAGAAGATCCGCCCCTTCGTCCCCGACAGGAACAAGCAGCCTTACTCCTTCAAGGCCAACGCCTCCGTGCTCAACGGCGGTACCCGCCCGCTCAGGTCCTGGGCGATGCTCGTCACCTTCGGCCACGACGAGAtcctcgtcggcgtcggcggcGCCGTGCTCACCGGCGGGGCCGAGCTGCCCTACAACACCACCGAGGATGCCGGCAACGCCACATCCTTCTCCGGCTACCCGCAGACGGACCTCCTCACTCCGATTGCCACCGCCGGCGACATCACGCAGATCCAGGCCTCCGTCGGATTGGTCGGCACGCTCTTCGCCGGCCCGCGCGGCCTCGTGCCGGAGCCGCTCCCCACCGCCTTGACGCTCGACGACCCGGACTACAACTGCCCGGCGGCGACCAATGTCACCGCCACCATGCTCACCACCTGCTGCCTCCTCACCCCCGAGGCCGAGGCCAACGCCACGGTCCCCGAGGCCAACGCCACCGACCCCACCAAGAGCTTCCTCCCGCGCCGCACCGGCGACCTCGTCATCACCTACGACGTCGTCCAGGCATACCCGACCAGCTACCTGGCGCTTGTCACGCTCGAGAACAACGCCAAGCTCGGCCGCCTCGACAACTGGCGGCTGTCGTGGGAGTGGCGACGCGGCGAGTTCATTTACTCGATGAAGGGCGCACACCCCTTGGAGGTGGACGTCAATGGCTGCATCTATGGCGCACCAGGCCAGTACTATCAGAGCCTGGATTTCTCCCAGGTGCTCAACTGCGAGAAGAAGCCGGTCATCCTTGACCTGCCGCTGTCCCGGTACAATGACACACAGATGGGGAAGATTGAGCATTGCTGCAGGAATGGCACCATCCTGCCCAAGTCCATGGATGCGGCTCAGTCAAAATCGGCGTTCCAAATGCAGGTGTTCAAGATGCCACCGGATACCAACCGGACAAAGCTCTTCCCACCGGCCAATTTCAAGATCTCTGGCGGCTCATCGCTGAACCCAGACTATAGCTGTGGCCAGCCAGTGCCTGTCAGCCCCACCGGGTTCCCTAATCCCAGCGGGCTCGACTCTACAACGCTGGCGGTTGCGACATGGCAGGTGGTGTGCAACATTACCACGGCCAAGGGGGCCAAGCCCAAGTGTTGTGTCACCTTCTCGGCTCACTACAATGACTCAGTCATTCCCTGCAACACCTGTGCATGCGGTTGTCCTGTGAACCGCCGGGGTCCTACCTGCAGCACGACTGCTCCATCCATGCTCTTGCCGCCGGAGGCGCTGCTTGTGCCGTTTGACAACCGTACACAGAAAGCACAAGCATGGGCTCAGTTGAAGCACTACAACGTGCCTAGGCCAATGCCTTGCGGTGATTTCTGTGGTGTGAGCATCAATTGGCACGTCTCATCAGACTTCAACAAGGGCTGGAGTGCTCGGGTTACATTGTTCAATTGGGGTGATGTCGACATGGCCAACTGGTTTGCTGCCATGGTCATGGACAAGGCGTATGACGGATTTGAGAAGGCATACTCTTTCAATGCAACAGCAGAGGGCAATAACACAATCTTTATGCAGGGCCTTGAGGGGCTCAATTACCTTGTGAAGCAGACCAACATGAGCGGGTCGGATTACCTTGTGCCAGGAAAGCAGCAATCAGTGCTCTCATTCACCAAGAAGCTGACTCCTGATATTGATGTTGTCGCTGGAGATGGGTTCCCAACAAAGGTCTTCTTCAATGGTGACGAATGTGCTATGCCGCAGAGGTTTCCGCTCAAGAGTGGTGGATTCAGGACCCATCTAAGCAGTGCCCTTGCTTGGGTCTTGCTCATGGCTTCCTCGGCCTTGCTGTTGCTTCAGCAATAA